A single Sporomusaceae bacterium DNA region contains:
- the cbiE gene encoding precorrin-6y C5,15-methyltransferase (decarboxylating) subunit CbiE, with protein sequence MDHKITVIGIGPGSPDYLPPIAARAIAGAKVLVGGSRALAAFAPAGSETYTIGSDIAAVLAYIGRRLADSDIAVLVSGDPGFHSLLVALRREFGPERLEVIPGVSSVQLAFARLACPWQDAVLASLHGRAAADGTLDYAPGKKLALLTDAANAPRAIAGELLARGWPPAASVWLCADLSYPGEQVLATDLAAAADGHGFEHCVMVVMA encoded by the coding sequence ATGGACCATAAAATAACTGTCATCGGCATCGGCCCCGGCTCGCCCGACTACCTGCCCCCCATAGCGGCCCGCGCCATCGCCGGCGCAAAGGTGCTCGTCGGCGGCAGCCGGGCCCTGGCCGCCTTTGCCCCCGCCGGCAGCGAAACGTACACCATCGGCAGCGACATCGCCGCCGTCCTCGCCTACATCGGCCGCCGCCTGGCGGACAGCGACATCGCCGTCCTCGTCTCCGGCGACCCTGGCTTTCACAGCCTGCTCGTCGCCCTCCGCCGCGAATTCGGCCCCGAACGGCTTGAAGTCATCCCCGGCGTCAGCTCCGTCCAGCTCGCCTTCGCGCGCCTGGCCTGCCCCTGGCAGGACGCCGTCCTGGCCAGCCTCCACGGCCGCGCGGCGGCGGACGGCACGCTCGACTACGCGCCAGGCAAAAAACTCGCCCTCCTCACCGACGCCGCCAACGCCCCTCGCGCCATCGCCGGCGAACTCCTCGCCCGCGGCTGGCCTCCGGCCGCGTCCGTCTGGCTGTGCGCCGACCTCTCGTATCCCGGCGAACAGGTCCTGGCGACCGACCTCGCCGCCGCGGCCGACGGCCACGGCTTCGAACACTGTGTAATGGTGGTGATGGCATGA
- the cbiT gene encoding precorrin-6Y C5,15-methyltransferase (decarboxylating) subunit CbiT, with protein sequence MTPAVPGIPDQEFIRGDIPMTKQEIRILALVKARLGPAATVIDIGAGTGSLSVEAALLAPGGRVFAVEKEAEGVALIRANAAKFAAANIEIVTGAAPEALAGLPAADAIFVGGSGGHLAAILAAADRLLKPGGRLILTAVTVETLQQALADLEARPGYSTEAAGVQVTRLHKAGGKHLFQANNPVYIIACTKGGPNDR encoded by the coding sequence ATGACACCCGCCGTTCCCGGCATACCCGACCAAGAATTCATCCGCGGCGATATCCCCATGACCAAGCAGGAAATCCGCATCCTTGCCCTCGTCAAGGCCAGGCTCGGCCCCGCCGCCACCGTCATCGACATCGGTGCCGGCACAGGCTCGCTCAGCGTCGAGGCCGCCCTGCTCGCCCCCGGCGGCCGCGTTTTCGCCGTCGAAAAAGAGGCTGAGGGAGTGGCGCTCATCCGCGCCAACGCCGCCAAATTCGCCGCCGCCAACATCGAAATCGTCACAGGGGCGGCCCCCGAGGCCCTCGCCGGCCTTCCCGCCGCCGACGCCATCTTCGTGGGCGGCAGCGGCGGCCACCTCGCCGCCATCCTCGCCGCCGCCGACCGGCTGCTCAAACCCGGCGGCCGCCTAATCCTCACCGCCGTCACCGTCGAAACGCTCCAACAGGCGCTCGCCGATCTCGAAGCGCGGCCCGGCTACAGTACCGAGGCCGCCGGCGTCCAGGTCACCCGGCTTCACAAGGCGGGCGGCAAGCACCTCTTCCAGGCCAACAACCCCGTATACATCATAGCCTGCACCAAGGGAGGACCAAATGACCGGTAA